A region of the Candidatus Nanopelagicales bacterium genome:
TGGATCCCCGGCTACCCGCCAAGGTCCGCGGAGGCGCTACGCACCGGCCTCTCCGCGGACCTTGGCCAGCCACTGTGCGGCGGCAGCGAAGTCGGCATCCGTCGTACCCAACCGCATGTGGGCGGCCTTGCCGTCGTGGCGCGGGTACGACCCGAGGAACCGAATGTCGGCGCAGACTCGCTGGAGACCCTTCAACGCCTCGCCCACCCGAGCATCGGCGACGTGACCCTCGCAATCGACGGAGAAGTAATAGTCGCCGAGCTGCCTGCGGGTGGGACGGGACTCGATTCGGGTCAGGTTCACCCCACGAACCGCAAACTCGGTGAGGATCTCCAACAACGCGCCGGGGTGGTCCTCCCGCATGAACAGCACCAGCGTGGTCTTGTCGGCACCGGTCGGTGGGGCGGGCTCACCTGGTTTGCGAACCAACACAAATCTGGTAGACGCATCCGGGTTGTCACCGATGCTCTCTTCCAGCACCTCGAGCCCGTAGTGCTCGGCGGCGATGATCGGGCTGATCGCGGCGTCATAGGGCGGCGGGTCTTCTTGGGCCAGCCGCTGCGCGGCGCTGGCGGTCGAAAGCGCCGCGAGCACATGAGCGTCGGGTAGATGCGCAGCCAACCACTGCCGGCACTGGGCGGCTGCGATCGGAATGCTGGCCACCTGCTTGATGTCGGCCAAGCTCACCCCGGATCGAACCAAGAGCGCGAACCTGAC
Encoded here:
- the pheA gene encoding prephenate dehydratase, with amino-acid sequence MTEQTVGYLGPRGTFTEAALRAMPSARDSVAEPFPSVEAVLEAVRSGEMSAGVVPIENSLEGPVTTTLDSLARADAPLAIVEEWALPVRFALLVRSGVSLADIKQVASIPIAAAQCRQWLAAHLPDAHVLAALSTASAAQRLAQEDPPPYDAAISPIIAAEHYGLEVLEESIGDNPDASTRFVLVRKPGEPAPPTGADKTTLVLFMREDHPGALLEILTEFAVRGVNLTRIESRPTRRQLGDYYFSVDCEGHVADARVGEALKGLQRVCADIRFLGSYPRHDGKAAHMRLGTTDADFAAAAQWLAKVRGEAGA